Proteins from one Shewanella pealeana ATCC 700345 genomic window:
- a CDS encoding helix-turn-helix domain-containing protein encodes MHQQITYNGLVGFELEKIRKELGMEQSEVSVATGISQPVLSRLEKGKAMITIDQLFVICGALGVKPEDIISKTSKGVEAFSTEEAVKVTTTKEASTSGAILTGAAIGALLTLFLTKGK; translated from the coding sequence ATGCATCAACAAATAACCTACAACGGATTAGTTGGATTTGAACTAGAAAAAATTAGAAAAGAATTGGGTATGGAACAGTCAGAGGTTTCGGTGGCTACAGGCATATCTCAGCCAGTTTTATCTAGATTAGAAAAAGGAAAAGCAATGATCACTATTGATCAATTGTTTGTAATCTGCGGAGCGCTAGGTGTAAAACCTGAAGATATTATTTCGAAAACTTCAAAAGGTGTAGAAGCATTTAGCACCGAAGAAGCTGTAAAAGTTACAACCACCAAAGAAGCAAGTACATCTGGTGCTATATTAACTGGTGCAGCAATTGGAGCACTATTGACGCTGTTTCTTACAAAGGGTAAATAG
- a CDS encoding integrase domain-containing protein: MANSTKQLTATQVSNAKPKEKEYNLADGRGLSLRVKTGGSKFWLLNYTRPVTQKRANLGLGTYPDVPLAEARKRREAARELLAQGIDPQHHQQQQKAAIKTDAENTLKSVTNAWFEIKKQKVSENHGQKLYRRLELYLFPALGGTPISVLTAPQVIQVLKPAEAKGNIETCKRVISWLNEVMTFAVNTGLIHSNPLIGIAAAFGVPEKRQMPTLKPAELPEFIEALTYSSIKKTTRCLIEIQLHTMTRPAEAAKAKWTEIDFDKQLWTIPAERMKMKREHIIPLTPQVISLLNRMHEISGDLEYIFPADRNKHHHTNTETANMAIKRMGYKGRLVAHGLRALASTTLNEQGFDAELIEVSLAHVDKNTVRAAYNRADYIERRRELMCWWSEHVQITPNQLNSVITQQLLK, encoded by the coding sequence ATGGCCAATTCCACTAAGCAGCTCACCGCAACACAAGTTTCAAATGCAAAGCCAAAAGAGAAAGAATACAACCTTGCTGACGGCAGAGGGTTATCACTCAGAGTCAAAACCGGAGGTTCAAAGTTTTGGTTACTGAACTACACTCGGCCTGTAACTCAAAAGCGAGCCAACCTAGGTTTAGGTACCTACCCAGATGTACCACTAGCAGAAGCAAGAAAGCGAAGAGAAGCCGCCCGTGAACTTCTTGCTCAAGGTATTGACCCTCAACACCACCAGCAGCAACAGAAAGCTGCCATAAAAACCGATGCAGAAAACACCCTCAAGTCTGTAACCAACGCATGGTTTGAAATTAAAAAGCAGAAGGTCTCAGAAAATCACGGTCAAAAGCTGTATCGTCGACTTGAGCTTTACCTGTTTCCAGCCCTTGGTGGAACACCAATCAGTGTCTTAACCGCCCCACAAGTTATTCAAGTACTCAAGCCTGCAGAAGCTAAAGGCAATATTGAAACCTGCAAGCGCGTGATCAGCTGGCTAAACGAAGTAATGACCTTTGCAGTCAATACTGGCCTTATCCACTCGAACCCACTTATTGGCATAGCAGCAGCGTTTGGCGTCCCAGAGAAGCGACAAATGCCAACCCTCAAACCAGCAGAACTACCAGAGTTTATTGAAGCACTAACCTACTCTAGTATAAAGAAAACAACTCGATGCTTGATCGAGATACAACTGCACACTATGACCCGCCCAGCAGAAGCAGCAAAAGCGAAGTGGACTGAAATTGATTTTGATAAGCAGCTGTGGACGATTCCAGCTGAACGCATGAAGATGAAGCGTGAACATATCATCCCACTCACGCCACAGGTCATATCGCTGCTAAATCGCATGCATGAAATCAGCGGTGACTTGGAATACATATTCCCAGCAGATAGAAACAAACATCACCACACCAACACCGAAACTGCCAATATGGCTATTAAGCGTATGGGCTACAAAGGCCGCTTAGTGGCTCATGGGCTACGTGCGTTAGCCAGCACCACATTAAACGAACAAGGCTTTGATGCTGAACTAATAGAGGTGTCACTAGCTCACGTGGATAAAAACACCGTTCGAGCAGCCTATAACCGCGCAGACTACATTGAGCGACGCAGAGAGCTTATGTGCTGGTGGAGTGAGCATGTTCAGATAACTCCAAATCAACTTAACTCGGTTATTACCCAACAACTCCTCAAGTAA
- the smpB gene encoding SsrA-binding protein SmpB translates to MAKKNAKNSKNSSASIARNKRATFDYKFEEKLEAGLSLMGWEVKSIRMGKVNLSESYVFLREGEAYLFGCTIAPLNTASSHVVCDPLRSRKLLLKRKELDKLQGLVDRKGYSIVPISMYWQKGAWVKIEIGLGKGKKEHDKRDDTKDREWQIEKARTIKKAVQQ, encoded by the coding sequence ATGGCTAAGAAAAACGCAAAAAATTCAAAGAACAGTTCAGCTTCCATTGCACGCAATAAGCGCGCAACTTTTGACTACAAGTTTGAAGAGAAGCTAGAAGCAGGCTTATCCCTAATGGGATGGGAAGTGAAGTCTATTCGCATGGGCAAGGTAAACTTGTCTGAGAGCTATGTGTTTCTAAGAGAAGGCGAAGCTTATCTTTTTGGTTGCACCATCGCACCACTTAATACTGCATCTTCCCATGTAGTATGTGACCCGCTACGCTCGCGCAAGCTACTACTAAAACGTAAAGAGCTTGATAAACTTCAAGGCTTAGTTGACCGTAAAGGTTACTCAATCGTACCTATCTCTATGTATTGGCAGAAAGGCGCTTGGGTTAAAATTGAAATCGGTTTAGGTAAAGGTAAGAAAGAACACGATAAGCGCGACGATACTAAAGATCGCGAATGGCAAATTGAAAAGGCTCGTACCATAAAGAAGGCGGTACAGCAGTAA
- a CDS encoding SRPBCC family protein, which translates to MPQISRSVLVRFSAMQMYDLVNDVESYKEFLPGCVGGKVLEFDGKTMVASVDVAKAGISKTFTTRNQVVPGKSIQLQLENGPFKELVGEWKFTELTEDACKVEFELNFEFSNSIADLAFGKVFKELMASMVTAFTSRAKVIYQ; encoded by the coding sequence ATGCCGCAAATTTCTCGCAGTGTATTAGTTCGCTTCAGCGCGATGCAGATGTATGACCTAGTCAATGATGTTGAGTCTTATAAAGAATTCTTGCCCGGCTGTGTTGGTGGCAAAGTCCTAGAATTTGATGGAAAAACTATGGTGGCCTCGGTTGATGTGGCAAAAGCGGGGATCAGTAAAACCTTTACCACACGTAATCAGGTTGTTCCTGGTAAAAGTATTCAGCTGCAGTTAGAGAACGGCCCTTTTAAAGAGCTGGTTGGTGAGTGGAAGTTTACAGAATTGACCGAAGATGCTTGCAAGGTCGAGTTTGAGTTGAATTTTGAATTCTCAAATTCGATTGCCGACTTAGCCTTCGGTAAGGTATTTAAAGAGCTAATGGCTTCTATGGTCACGGCGTTTACCAGTCGTGCAAAGGTGATATACCAATGA
- a CDS encoding RnfH family protein → MSTEQTPFLVEVIYALPNQQKLIKVNVTPGTTCIEAVKLSDMQLYFPEIDLETVKLGIFSRLVKHDEVLLPGQRVEIYRPLIADPKDVRRKRAEKAKEDGRINKITGGKL, encoded by the coding sequence ATGAGTACAGAGCAAACCCCATTTCTAGTCGAAGTCATCTATGCCCTGCCAAATCAGCAAAAGCTGATTAAGGTGAACGTCACACCGGGGACTACATGTATTGAGGCGGTCAAGTTAAGTGATATGCAGCTTTACTTCCCTGAGATTGATTTAGAAACTGTCAAGCTCGGGATCTTTAGCCGCTTAGTTAAACATGATGAAGTGTTACTGCCGGGTCAAAGAGTCGAAATTTATCGCCCATTGATTGCCGATCCTAAAGATGTGCGCCGTAAGCGGGCTGAAAAAGCTAAAGAAGATGGCCGAATAAATAAGATTACTGGCGGTAAGCTGTAA
- a CDS encoding outer membrane protein assembly factor BamE, with translation MTIKKKSLTLLGAAALSLSLSGCGVFDYLIYKPDIPQGNYMEKQQVEKLRIDMTKEQVEYVLGRPVLRDSFSDDTWYYVYHYKSGRDASIIHKELIINFDGDKLAEVKGDYELSSEFNTPLEESKLPEINTPEGDPLIPEQRPQAEPLVEEKETQPETLSEKFE, from the coding sequence ATGACAATTAAAAAGAAAAGTCTTACCCTTTTGGGCGCTGCTGCGCTCTCGTTATCACTTAGTGGCTGTGGTGTTTTTGACTATTTGATCTATAAACCTGATATCCCTCAGGGTAACTATATGGAAAAACAACAAGTCGAAAAATTGCGCATAGACATGACTAAAGAGCAGGTTGAATACGTGCTTGGACGTCCAGTGCTGCGTGACAGTTTCTCTGATGATACCTGGTACTATGTCTACCACTATAAGAGTGGTCGTGACGCGAGCATCATCCATAAAGAACTTATTATTAACTTTGATGGCGATAAGCTCGCCGAAGTGAAAGGTGATTACGAGTTAAGCTCAGAATTTAATACGCCATTGGAAGAGAGTAAGTTACCTGAGATCAATACACCTGAAGGTGATCCACTGATCCCAGAGCAACGCCCTCAAGCTGAACCTTTGGTAGAAGAGAAAGAAACTCAACCAGAGACACTTTCTGAAAAGTTTGAATAA
- a CDS encoding SAM-dependent methyltransferase has translation MTIEKGTLVCVGTGLNLAGQISVLSKSYIEHADVVFSLVPDGFAQHWLESLNQDVRSLQPYYAQEGEVKSRRDTYDQMVDAILEQVRLGKQVVCALYGHPGVFACVSHFAIAQAREEGYSAQMEPGISAEACLWADVGIDPGASGHQSFEASQFMFYKHTPDPTTHLLLWQIGIAGEHTLTEFHTSSDRLQVLVEQLSEWYPLEHEIVLYEAPNLPTQSPRIERVALKQLPFAQLSSITTLLIPPSRELEFNHEILAKLGITAEELG, from the coding sequence ATGACAATAGAAAAAGGAACTTTGGTTTGTGTCGGCACAGGGCTCAATTTAGCCGGACAAATTAGCGTATTGAGTAAAAGCTACATAGAGCATGCCGACGTGGTGTTTTCTCTGGTACCGGATGGATTTGCCCAGCATTGGCTGGAGTCACTTAATCAAGATGTGCGCAGTCTACAACCCTATTATGCCCAAGAGGGCGAAGTTAAAAGTCGACGCGATACCTATGATCAGATGGTGGATGCTATTTTGGAGCAAGTGCGCTTAGGCAAGCAAGTTGTTTGCGCGCTTTATGGTCACCCAGGGGTATTTGCTTGTGTTTCTCATTTCGCAATTGCTCAGGCAAGAGAAGAGGGCTATAGCGCACAAATGGAGCCGGGTATTTCTGCCGAGGCCTGTTTATGGGCCGACGTAGGTATAGATCCTGGCGCTTCAGGCCATCAAAGCTTCGAAGCCAGTCAATTTATGTTTTATAAGCACACACCTGACCCAACCACCCACCTTTTGCTGTGGCAAATAGGCATTGCCGGCGAGCACACTCTGACCGAGTTTCATACGTCATCAGACAGGTTACAGGTGTTAGTGGAACAACTTAGTGAGTGGTACCCGCTTGAACATGAAATCGTGCTCTATGAGGCGCCAAATTTGCCGACTCAATCTCCAAGAATAGAGAGGGTTGCGTTGAAGCAACTGCCATTTGCGCAGCTTTCATCTATCACCACCTTGCTTATTCCGCCGTCACGGGAGCTTGAGTTTAACCATGAGATATTGGCTAAACTTGGGATCACCGCAGAAGAGCTAGGCTGA